A window of Sulfurimonas gotlandica GD1 contains these coding sequences:
- the recG gene encoding ATP-dependent DNA helicase RecG, with the protein MNLTKDLESKFKKLGVNSWCELALNIPHSYEDLTLHNRIQIGKPQLIDATVESVFRAPNTIQITFYSHNLGHTISGVLFRPKPYMMHQFKVGDRDYFYGVIDCKTGNCSMSMPRKTTTVGSITPKYKSALRSDVMLRLVQNNLTLENLLSEGLKEEIAQEILKLHFPTTLVNLKELDAKTIDALKYLELFTYMKQLSAKRRYFEPIVKVDADYETWNSSLPFKLTNEQTDAIDDIKNDFKKDVASRRMIVGDVGSGKTMVILASASMMLPRRSILMAPTTILANQLFEEAQKFLPDAKSVLVTNKTKKIDLQEFDFIIGTHALLYRELPDAGLVMVDEQHRFGTAQRNMLEKLVSSGAKKPHFLQFSATPIPRTQAMIETAHIDVSLITSTPFTKDITSKVIHKNDFKDLLEHIEEEIAKNNQVLLVYPLVEQSEVLDYQSIDEARGYWEKSFDNVYVTHGKDKQKEEVLLDFREKGSLLIATTVVEVGISLPRLTTVVIVGAERLGLSTLHQLRGRVSRTGLKGYCYLYTNQSTTDRLDRFVDTTSGFDIANLDLKFRKSGDLLKGASQSGSQFKWVDLSEDIEIVSEVKKSLLLGSG; encoded by the coding sequence ATGAACCTCACAAAAGATTTAGAGTCAAAGTTTAAAAAGCTAGGTGTCAACTCTTGGTGTGAACTCGCTCTTAATATTCCTCACTCCTATGAAGACTTGACTCTTCATAATAGAATCCAAATTGGCAAGCCTCAACTAATAGATGCGACAGTTGAGTCAGTTTTTCGCGCTCCAAATACAATCCAGATAACTTTTTACTCTCACAATTTAGGACATACTATAAGCGGTGTACTATTTCGTCCAAAACCATATATGATGCATCAGTTTAAAGTTGGAGATAGAGATTATTTCTATGGCGTCATAGACTGCAAAACCGGAAACTGTAGTATGAGCATGCCTAGAAAAACTACAACTGTAGGTTCTATCACTCCAAAGTACAAATCAGCGCTTAGAAGCGACGTTATGCTTCGCCTTGTACAAAATAACCTAACACTAGAAAACTTGCTCTCAGAGGGCTTAAAAGAAGAGATAGCACAGGAGATATTGAAACTTCACTTTCCTACTACTCTTGTGAACTTAAAAGAGTTAGATGCCAAAACCATAGATGCACTTAAATATTTAGAACTATTCACTTATATGAAACAACTATCAGCAAAACGAAGATACTTTGAGCCAATAGTTAAAGTAGATGCTGACTATGAAACTTGGAACTCTTCTCTTCCTTTTAAACTTACAAATGAACAGACAGATGCAATAGATGACATAAAAAATGACTTTAAAAAAGATGTAGCATCTAGACGTATGATAGTGGGTGATGTTGGAAGTGGTAAGACTATGGTGATTTTAGCGTCTGCATCTATGATGTTGCCACGTCGCTCTATTTTAATGGCTCCAACTACCATACTTGCAAATCAGTTATTTGAAGAAGCACAAAAGTTTTTACCAGATGCAAAAAGTGTTTTGGTAACTAATAAAACTAAAAAAATAGACTTACAAGAGTTTGATTTTATCATCGGTACTCATGCTCTTTTATACAGAGAACTTCCAGATGCAGGTCTTGTTATGGTAGATGAGCAGCACAGGTTTGGAACGGCTCAAAGAAATATGCTTGAGAAGTTAGTTAGTAGTGGAGCTAAGAAACCGCATTTTTTACAGTTTAGTGCTACTCCAATTCCAAGAACACAGGCCATGATAGAGACAGCTCACATAGATGTTAGCTTGATTACTTCTACACCATTTACAAAAGATATAACAAGTAAAGTAATACATAAAAATGATTTTAAAGATTTACTAGAGCATATAGAAGAAGAAATAGCTAAAAATAATCAAGTCCTTTTAGTCTATCCATTAGTGGAGCAGAGTGAAGTTTTAGACTATCAGAGTATTGATGAGGCACGAGGATATTGGGAAAAAAGCTTTGATAATGTCTATGTAACTCATGGAAAAGATAAACAAAAAGAGGAAGTGCTTTTAGACTTTCGTGAAAAGGGAAGTCTTTTAATCGCTACTACGGTTGTAGAAGTTGGTATATCTCTTCCTAGACTTACTACTGTTGTCATAGTTGGAGCTGAGAGATTAGGATTATCGACTCTTCATCAGCTAAGAGGTAGAGTTAGTAGAACAGGTTTAAAAGGCTACTGTTATCTCTATACAAATCAAAGTACAACAGATAGACTGGATAGATTTGTAGATACTACAAGTGGTTTTGATATTGCAAATTTAGATTTAAAGTTTAGAAAAAGTGGTGATTTACTTAAAGGTGCTTCTCAAAGTGGAAGTCAGTTTAAATGGGTTGATTTGTCAGAGGATATTGAGATAGTGTCAGAAGTAAAGAAATCTTTACTTCTGGGTAGTGGCTAA
- a CDS encoding M16 family metallopeptidase: MKKLIFTLLITGQIIMAATIEYIETNGLRVPVIFEEDKRLPLVTMQFIFQNSGSITDTTKAGLAKFSARVMGEGTKKLGSSAFAESLESKAIHIASSTGQETFVMEVGCLKEEFSEGLKKFNALLKDPNFSEEAISKVKTTTLGSLSSKANDFDYVASNELKAVLFKGTPLANPGSGTLESVQSIELEDVEEFVKEHLVSSRLIVVVGGDVDINSAKAEIEIIINAMPKGKLIPLESYNVTEKASESVLKRDTKQAYVYFGSPYNIKYDSEDYYKARVATYILGTGGFGSRLMEEIRVKKGLAYSAYARVSVSQSSSYMTGYLQTKLESLEDAQKTVREVVAEFVKNGVTKDELQQTKKFLLGSEPLRVETMSQRLNRTFMDFYKGQELGHSVKELELIKELKLKDLNEFIKNHKEILEMSFAIVTK; the protein is encoded by the coding sequence ATGAAAAAATTAATTTTTACTTTACTAATAACAGGACAAATAATTATGGCAGCAACTATAGAATATATTGAAACAAACGGATTGAGAGTACCTGTGATTTTTGAAGAAGACAAGAGACTTCCTCTTGTCACTATGCAGTTTATCTTTCAAAACAGCGGAAGTATAACAGATACTACAAAAGCAGGACTTGCAAAGTTCAGTGCAAGAGTTATGGGCGAGGGAACTAAAAAGCTGGGTTCATCTGCTTTTGCAGAGTCACTTGAGAGCAAAGCTATTCATATTGCATCTTCTACTGGTCAAGAGACTTTTGTTATGGAAGTCGGTTGTTTAAAAGAGGAGTTTTCTGAGGGTTTAAAGAAATTTAATGCTCTACTAAAAGATCCTAACTTTTCAGAGGAAGCTATAAGCAAAGTAAAAACTACAACTCTGGGTTCACTAAGTTCAAAGGCAAATGATTTTGATTATGTAGCATCTAATGAGTTAAAAGCGGTTCTATTTAAAGGGACACCACTTGCGAATCCAGGATCTGGAACACTAGAGAGTGTTCAAAGCATAGAGCTTGAAGATGTAGAAGAATTTGTAAAAGAGCATCTTGTGAGTTCAAGACTTATTGTAGTAGTTGGTGGTGATGTAGATATTAATTCTGCAAAGGCTGAGATAGAAATAATTATCAATGCTATGCCTAAGGGTAAGTTGATTCCATTAGAGAGCTATAATGTAACTGAAAAAGCTTCTGAGTCTGTTTTAAAAAGAGATACTAAACAGGCCTATGTATATTTTGGATCACCATATAATATTAAGTATGATTCAGAGGATTACTATAAAGCCAGAGTTGCTACTTATATTTTAGGAACTGGTGGTTTTGGCTCACGTCTGATGGAAGAGATAAGAGTTAAAAAAGGTCTGGCTTATTCTGCTTACGCAAGAGTAAGCGTTAGTCAATCTAGCAGTTATATGACAGGTTACCTACAGACTAAACTGGAGTCTCTTGAAGATGCGCAAAAAACTGTTAGAGAAGTTGTTGCAGAGTTTGTAAAAAATGGTGTGACAAAAGATGAGTTACAACAGACTAAAAAATTCCTTCTTGGAAGTGAGCCTTTAAGAGTTGAGACAATGAGTCAAAGACTTAACCGCACTTTTATGGATTTTTACAAAGGTCAAGAACTGGGACACTCTGTAAAAGAGTTAGAGCTAATAAAAGAGTTAAAACTAAAAGATCTTAATGAGTTTATTAAAAATCATAAAGAGATTTTAGAGATGAGTTTTGCAATAGTTACTAAATAA
- a CDS encoding dehypoxanthine futalosine cyclase, with amino-acid sequence MQKRLTKEEALDLIKNADLKELGKMASARKKELHPKGITTFVVDRNINYTNICWVDCKFCAFYRHEKDADAYVLTFDEIDAKIDELLEIGGTQILFQGGVHPKLKIEWYEDLVEHIHTKYPEITIHGFSSIEIDFIAKVSRISVEEVLERLKVKGLASIPGAGAEILSDKVRDIIAPKKIDSEVWIDIHRKAHKLGIMSTATMMYGTVESDEDIIDHFEMVRKLQDETGGFRAFIMWSFQGQNTELLRLIPDMDKPSSNRYLRLLAVARLYLDNVPNIQSSWVTQGAYIGQMALRFGANDLGSTMMEENVVSSAGAAYSMAKEEMVALIKDIGEIPAVRNTAYETLEKFA; translated from the coding sequence ATGCAAAAAAGATTAACTAAAGAAGAAGCATTAGATCTAATAAAAAATGCTGACTTAAAAGAACTTGGAAAGATGGCTTCGGCTCGTAAAAAAGAGCTTCATCCAAAAGGTATAACTACTTTTGTTGTAGATAGAAACATTAACTACACAAATATCTGTTGGGTTGATTGTAAGTTTTGTGCTTTTTACAGACACGAAAAAGATGCAGATGCTTATGTACTTACTTTCGATGAGATAGATGCAAAGATAGATGAGCTTTTAGAGATTGGCGGAACTCAGATATTATTTCAAGGTGGAGTACATCCAAAGCTAAAGATAGAGTGGTATGAGGATTTAGTTGAGCATATCCATACTAAATATCCAGAAATTACTATACATGGTTTCTCATCCATTGAGATAGACTTTATAGCTAAAGTCTCTCGCATCAGTGTTGAAGAGGTTTTAGAGAGACTAAAAGTAAAAGGTCTTGCATCTATTCCTGGCGCTGGAGCTGAGATACTTAGTGATAAGGTTCGTGATATTATCGCACCTAAGAAGATTGACTCTGAAGTTTGGATTGATATTCACAGGAAAGCTCATAAGCTTGGTATCATGTCAACTGCAACTATGATGTATGGAACTGTTGAGAGTGATGAAGATATTATTGACCACTTTGAAATGGTTAGAAAACTTCAAGATGAGACAGGGGGATTCCGTGCATTCATTATGTGGAGTTTTCAAGGTCAGAACACTGAGCTTCTAAGACTTATTCCAGATATGGACAAACCATCATCAAACAGATACTTAAGACTTTTAGCAGTAGCTAGACTCTACCTTGATAATGTGCCAAATATCCAAAGCTCATGGGTAACTCAGGGTGCTTACATCGGTCAGATGGCTCTTAGGTTTGGAGCAAATGACTTAGGCTCGACTATGATGGAAGAGAATGTTGTAAGCAGTGCAGGTGCAGCTTACTCAATGGCTAAAGAAGAGATGGTAGCTCTTATCAAAGATATAGGTGAGATACCGGCAGTACGCAATACAGCTTATGAAACTTTAGAGAAGTTTGCATAA
- a CDS encoding DUF302 domain-containing protein: MRKIITLIALATSLLANDIIVKESSCSVDETAENIKRIVQEKGLSVFALINHHGNAKMVDMKLNESKMVIFGNAKLGTALMQQDMTVGLDLPLRILVYRDSDSKVKMAYRDGSWLADKHIVNAPKKVEKINNSMDKITTRAGKCKKD, encoded by the coding sequence GTGAGAAAAATCATAACTTTAATAGCACTTGCAACATCTCTTTTAGCAAATGATATCATTGTCAAAGAGAGTAGTTGCAGTGTTGATGAAACGGCTGAAAATATTAAAAGAATTGTTCAAGAAAAAGGATTGAGTGTATTTGCTCTTATCAATCATCATGGGAATGCAAAGATGGTTGATATGAAATTAAATGAGTCTAAGATGGTAATTTTTGGAAATGCTAAACTTGGTACTGCACTTATGCAGCAGGACATGACAGTTGGTCTTGATTTGCCACTGAGAATTTTAGTTTACAGAGACAGCGATTCTAAAGTTAAAATGGCTTATAGAGATGGCTCTTGGCTAGCAGATAAGCATATAGTAAATGCACCAAAAAAAGTTGAAAAGATAAATAACAGTATGGATAAAATAACTACTAGAGCGGGAAAATGCAAAAAAGATTAA
- a CDS encoding multiheme c-type cytochrome, giving the protein MNKIAFFIILLSSLLFGANECIVCHKGIEDIRDRDSGMMKAILEVAEKAGHKGNDCIVCHGGNPYNKSVEYAHKGTVKYFKTNKGPKDYYPAPGSTWINKNTCGTCHPNQVGAQMNSLMMTEQGKIQGAMWSFGAKEGYQHSAGTYDTKNPDNPDKRLGTDVYKKYMQKLATMEPQAFPEEMHELPDAPTVEEVHKDPSLAVFTYLRQECLRCHTGSKGRQKRGDYRGIGCASCHIPYSNEGFYEGGDKKISKKSGHLLTHQIQSSRKVKVQVHDVNYSGVPVETCSTCHNRGKRIGVSYQGLMETEYQSTFDSEGNGQPKLHTKRYLHMKEDIHYQKGMLCQDCHTSNDLHGDGFLSGANLAAVEIECQDCHGTTKKYPWELPIGYSDEFNTTAATGKGRGVASSVAEYLKQGYVPEPEDGYILTARGNPLPKAVKKGNKIIMHLASGKDIELKPLKLLKETEALSKKALIAMDVVEPHTTKMECYTCHATWAPQCYGCHVKIDYSEGRQNPDFLKASHDKDIHGTTGGMRDLKKYLVPGQVTETRSYLRWEDPALAQNGEGRVSPVVPGCQTTITVIGKDGKALLQNHIFKIPNVEGAGEEGQNAIDMAPIQPHTIQKESRSCESCHTSDKALGLGIGGGKLNADPSKTTIIDLMSPDRKILPKTTDEQIPAIPNLKHDYSQFIDENGTQLMTVGHHFKLSGPLSKEQREKLDRRGVCISCHQDIPKGNLAVSAIAHISEMAEINIDTKTHSGMLNKLLNIGAWFQVIGGFLVTLLIMFAIYIFFLKKEPRNPRNEGWK; this is encoded by the coding sequence ATGAATAAAATTGCTTTTTTTATCATACTTCTATCTTCTTTGCTTTTTGGCGCTAACGAATGTATAGTTTGTCATAAAGGTATCGAAGATATCAGAGATAGAGACTCTGGTATGATGAAGGCAATTTTAGAAGTCGCCGAGAAGGCTGGTCATAAAGGCAACGATTGTATCGTTTGTCACGGTGGAAACCCGTACAACAAAAGTGTAGAGTATGCACATAAAGGTACAGTTAAGTATTTTAAAACAAATAAGGGACCAAAAGATTATTATCCTGCACCGGGAAGTACATGGATAAATAAAAACACTTGTGGAACATGTCATCCAAATCAAGTGGGCGCTCAAATGAACTCACTTATGATGACAGAGCAGGGCAAAATTCAAGGGGCTATGTGGAGTTTTGGTGCAAAAGAGGGTTATCAGCACAGTGCTGGAACTTACGACACCAAAAATCCAGATAATCCAGATAAGCGTCTTGGAACTGATGTATATAAAAAATATATGCAAAAGCTTGCAACTATGGAACCGCAAGCTTTTCCAGAGGAGATGCATGAACTCCCAGATGCACCTACTGTAGAAGAAGTTCATAAAGACCCATCTTTAGCTGTTTTTACCTACCTTCGCCAAGAGTGTCTTAGATGCCATACTGGTTCTAAAGGCAGACAAAAAAGAGGTGATTACAGAGGAATAGGGTGTGCATCTTGTCACATACCTTACTCAAATGAGGGCTTTTATGAGGGTGGAGATAAGAAGATTTCTAAGAAAAGCGGTCACCTTTTAACTCACCAAATCCAGAGTTCAAGAAAAGTAAAAGTACAAGTTCACGACGTAAACTACTCTGGTGTTCCAGTTGAGACATGTTCGACTTGTCATAACCGTGGAAAACGCATCGGTGTTTCTTACCAAGGACTTATGGAGACTGAGTATCAGTCAACATTTGACTCAGAGGGAAATGGACAACCTAAACTTCATACAAAACGTTACTTGCATATGAAAGAAGATATACACTACCAAAAAGGGATGCTATGTCAGGATTGTCACACTTCAAATGACCTTCACGGTGATGGTTTCTTGAGTGGTGCAAATCTGGCAGCTGTTGAGATAGAGTGTCAGGATTGTCACGGTACTACAAAGAAATATCCTTGGGAGTTGCCTATCGGTTACTCTGATGAGTTTAATACAACTGCCGCAACTGGCAAAGGTAGAGGTGTAGCATCGAGCGTAGCTGAGTATCTAAAACAGGGTTATGTCCCAGAACCAGAAGATGGTTATATTTTAACTGCTCGTGGAAATCCACTTCCAAAAGCGGTAAAAAAAGGTAACAAGATCATTATGCATCTGGCATCTGGAAAAGATATAGAGCTAAAACCACTTAAACTATTAAAAGAAACAGAAGCACTCTCTAAAAAAGCACTTATTGCTATGGATGTAGTTGAACCACATACAACAAAGATGGAGTGTTATACTTGTCATGCGACTTGGGCTCCTCAGTGTTACGGTTGTCATGTAAAGATTGATTATTCAGAAGGTAGGCAAAATCCTGATTTTTTAAAAGCTTCACATGATAAAGATATTCACGGGACTACTGGTGGGATGAGAGACTTGAAAAAGTATCTGGTTCCAGGGCAAGTGACAGAGACTAGAAGTTACCTGAGATGGGAAGACCCAGCCTTAGCTCAAAACGGTGAGGGTAGAGTATCTCCTGTTGTTCCAGGTTGTCAGACTACTATTACAGTTATAGGTAAAGATGGAAAAGCACTTCTTCAAAATCATATCTTTAAGATTCCAAATGTTGAGGGTGCTGGTGAAGAGGGACAAAACGCTATAGATATGGCACCAATTCAGCCTCACACAATTCAAAAAGAGTCAAGAAGCTGTGAGTCTTGTCATACCTCTGACAAAGCTCTCGGACTTGGTATTGGTGGCGGAAAACTAAATGCTGATCCAAGTAAGACTACTATCATTGACTTGATGAGCCCTGATAGAAAAATACTCCCAAAGACTACAGATGAGCAGATTCCGGCAATCCCAAATCTAAAACATGACTACTCTCAGTTTATAGATGAAAATGGAACTCAGCTTATGACAGTCGGTCATCACTTCAAACTCTCTGGGCCGCTTAGTAAAGAGCAGAGAGAAAAGCTTGACCGCCGTGGCGTTTGTATCTCTTGTCACCAAGATATACCAAAAGGTAATCTTGCAGTTTCTGCAATAGCACATATATCAGAAATGGCTGAGATAAATATAGATACAAAAACACACTCAGGAATGCTAAACAAACTCTTAAATATTGGAGCGTGGTTTCAAGTAATAGGCGGATTTTTAGTAACACTACTTATAATGTTTGCAATATATATATTCTTTTTAAAAAAAGAGCCAAGAAATCCAAGAAATGAAGGCTGGAAATAG
- the nusB gene encoding transcription antitermination factor NusB: MATRHHARMAVVSLLYAYDLGNGSIADHTDEILEEKKIRNKQKDFALALFEGVMENLEACDKAIIEHLKEWDFERLGAIERATLRLATYEILFGELDSAVVINEAVEITKAFGTEQSPKFINGVLDAISKDKPE, from the coding sequence ATGGCAACTAGACATCACGCAAGAATGGCAGTTGTTAGTCTGCTTTACGCTTATGACTTGGGAAATGGAAGTATTGCAGATCATACAGATGAGATTTTAGAAGAGAAAAAGATTCGTAACAAACAAAAAGATTTTGCATTGGCACTTTTTGAAGGTGTTATGGAGAATCTTGAAGCTTGTGACAAAGCTATCATCGAACATTTAAAAGAGTGGGATTTTGAGAGACTTGGAGCTATAGAAAGAGCAACTCTGAGACTAGCTACTTATGAGATTCTTTTTGGTGAGCTTGATTCAGCTGTAGTTATAAATGAAGCCGTAGAGATTACAAAAGCTTTTGGAACTGAGCAGTCTCCTAAGTTTATCAATGGTGTTCTTGATGCTATCTCAAAAGATAAGCCCGAATAA
- the ribH gene encoding 6,7-dimethyl-8-ribityllumazine synthase, with translation MKLVEGKLKVINGKKIAIVSTRWNHFIVDRLVEGSKDAFLRHGGNEEDLTHVLLPGAFELPMVVDQLLASGKYDAICALGAVIRGATPHFDYVSAEATKGIATMSLKYQKPVSFGLLTTDTIEQAIERAGTKAGNKGFEAMTTVIEMLDLYENI, from the coding sequence ATGAAGTTAGTTGAAGGTAAGTTAAAAGTTATAAACGGCAAAAAAATTGCAATAGTTAGTACAAGATGGAATCACTTTATTGTTGATAGATTAGTTGAGGGTTCAAAAGATGCATTTCTTCGTCATGGTGGCAATGAAGAGGATTTAACACACGTTCTGCTTCCTGGTGCATTTGAGCTTCCAATGGTAGTTGACCAACTTTTAGCATCTGGCAAGTACGATGCAATTTGTGCTTTAGGCGCAGTTATCCGTGGAGCAACTCCTCACTTTGATTATGTTTCTGCTGAAGCAACTAAAGGTATCGCTACTATGAGTCTTAAGTACCAAAAACCAGTTTCATTTGGTCTTTTAACAACTGACACTATCGAGCAAGCTATTGAGAGAGCCGGTACAAAAGCTGGTAACAAAGGTTTTGAAGCAATGACAACAGTTATTGAGATGCTAGACCTATATGAGAACATCTAA
- the kdsA gene encoding 3-deoxy-8-phosphooctulonate synthase — protein sequence MVLLTGPCVIESEENIFKIAKSLEKYHADESIDFYFKASFDKANRTSLESFRGLGMQEGLRILQKVKDDFGYKIVTDVHESVQVPTVAEVVDMLQIPAFLCRQTDLLVACGQTDKIVNIKKGQFLSGDAMLYPVLKVLQTRGCNEATYENSKKHGVYLCERGNSFGYGNMVVDMRNLVIMRNFAPVIFDATHSVQMPTAVGGKTGGDSSMVPYLASGAAAVGVDGFFMETHFDPSVALSDGPNMIKLDELENLIEKIKKIQEIK from the coding sequence ATGGTATTACTTACGGGGCCTTGTGTCATTGAGAGTGAAGAAAATATCTTTAAAATTGCTAAATCTTTAGAGAAGTATCATGCAGATGAGTCTATAGATTTTTATTTTAAAGCCAGTTTTGACAAAGCAAATAGAACATCTTTGGAGAGCTTTCGCGGGCTTGGCATGCAAGAGGGTCTAAGAATCCTACAAAAAGTAAAAGATGATTTTGGTTATAAAATCGTTACAGATGTACATGAATCAGTTCAAGTACCGACTGTTGCTGAGGTTGTAGATATGCTTCAAATCCCAGCTTTTTTATGTCGTCAAACAGATTTGTTAGTTGCTTGTGGGCAGACTGATAAAATTGTAAACATCAAAAAAGGGCAGTTTTTAAGCGGAGATGCTATGCTTTATCCAGTTCTCAAAGTTCTTCAAACTAGAGGTTGTAATGAGGCTACGTATGAAAACTCTAAAAAGCACGGAGTATATCTTTGCGAGAGAGGAAACTCTTTTGGCTATGGCAACATGGTAGTTGATATGAGAAACTTAGTAATTATGAGAAATTTTGCACCGGTTATTTTCGATGCAACCCACTCTGTTCAGATGCCAACGGCTGTAGGTGGAAAAACAGGCGGAGATTCTTCTATGGTTCCATATCTTGCATCTGGTGCTGCTGCAGTTGGTGTGGATGGTTTTTTTATGGAGACACATTTTGACCCAAGTGTAGCACTAAGCGATGGTCCAAACATGATAAAACTAGATGAGCTTGAGAATTTAATAGAAAAAATTAAAAAGATTCAAGAAATAAAATAA
- a CDS encoding DMT family transporter produces the protein MGIIASMNRIKNLNSGVKYMLMASFMFAIMGAFAKLASEHMSSLEVVFFRNVFGVVLIGYAVYKNPMTHKGGKPFLLLFRGVMGFTALLAYFYNIANIPLGDAVTFSKTAPIFTAIFAWLFLKEKLSASAWLAVFVGFGGILLIAQPSAIGFTKYDILGIFSGIGAALAYTSVRELRNYYDTRAIVLSFTLVGTIGPIFLFILSEYIQMPELDFMLGEFVMPSGVVWLYVIGLGLLGTLSQYYMTKAYGETKAGIVGAVSYTNIVFAILVGLFLGDSLPSMTTASGIILIVIAGIMVARAK, from the coding sequence ATGGGTATAATTGCATCTATGAATAGAATTAAAAATTTAAACAGTGGTGTTAAGTATATGCTTATGGCATCATTTATGTTCGCAATTATGGGTGCATTTGCTAAGCTTGCATCTGAGCATATGTCTTCACTCGAAGTAGTGTTTTTTAGAAATGTTTTTGGCGTAGTTTTGATTGGCTACGCTGTTTATAAAAACCCTATGACTCATAAAGGCGGAAAACCTTTCCTGCTTCTTTTTCGCGGTGTGATGGGTTTTACTGCACTTCTTGCATACTTTTACAACATCGCAAATATTCCACTAGGAGATGCAGTTACATTTAGTAAAACTGCTCCTATCTTTACAGCCATTTTCGCATGGCTTTTCTTAAAAGAGAAACTCTCAGCATCTGCATGGTTAGCTGTTTTTGTAGGTTTTGGTGGTATTTTACTTATAGCGCAGCCGAGTGCCATAGGATTTACAAAGTACGATATACTGGGAATATTTAGCGGTATAGGGGCAGCTTTGGCATACACTTCTGTTAGAGAACTTAGAAACTATTATGATACTAGAGCGATTGTTCTCTCTTTTACTCTTGTTGGAACAATAGGTCCTATATTTCTTTTTATACTCTCAGAATACATCCAGATGCCAGAGTTGGATTTTATGTTAGGCGAGTTTGTGATGCCAAGTGGCGTAGTCTGGCTATATGTCATTGGACTCGGACTTTTAGGAACTCTTTCTCAATACTATATGACAAAAGCATATGGAGAAACAAAGGCTGGAATAGTCGGAGCTGTGAGCTACACAAATATAGTTTTTGCCATTTTAGTAGGCTTGTTTTTAGGTGATTCACTGCCGAGTATGACAACAGCATCTGGAATAATTCTCATTGTAATTGCTGGGATTATGGTGGCAAGAGCAAAATAA
- a CDS encoding DnaJ domain-containing protein, whose product MGNLLLLLIVGGFFYWIFQSYSRYTSYSKEAFKNFSVSKESLEKSDLGLFVALVAKVAKADGRVDVLEAELIGIMFDDISNVFPEPAKTKDILKDIFNQEKDRTDNIQDIAFKLGSAIKRDRAKQQQFMGFLIQLAFIDGEVSKSEDMVLQTIALAFEFDPNAYHAIFEQFEKMMKNIHPKANIADAYKLLGVNSSDDINTIKKAYRKLIREYHPDIIKSQGKGEAYMQEATAKTQEINQAYEMIKKAKQ is encoded by the coding sequence ATGGGAAATTTATTACTACTGCTCATCGTGGGTGGTTTTTTTTACTGGATATTTCAGAGCTACTCTAGATACACTTCATACTCCAAAGAAGCTTTTAAAAACTTCTCTGTTTCAAAAGAGTCTTTAGAAAAAAGTGACTTAGGTCTTTTTGTAGCACTTGTTGCAAAAGTGGCTAAAGCTGATGGCAGAGTTGATGTACTTGAAGCCGAGCTTATCGGCATCATGTTTGATGATATTTCAAATGTTTTTCCAGAGCCTGCAAAGACTAAAGATATCTTAAAAGATATATTTAATCAAGAAAAAGACAGAACTGACAACATTCAAGATATCGCTTTCAAACTTGGTTCTGCTATAAAAAGAGACAGAGCTAAACAACAGCAGTTTATGGGCTTCTTAATTCAGTTGGCATTTATTGATGGTGAAGTGTCAAAAAGTGAAGATATGGTTCTTCAAACTATCGCTTTGGCATTTGAGTTTGATCCAAATGCTTACCACGCTATATTTGAGCAGTTTGAAAAAATGATGAAAAACATTCATCCAAAAGCAAATATCGCAGATGCATATAAGCTTCTGGGTGTGAATTCTAGTGATGATATAAACACGATAAAAAAAGCTTATAGAAAACTCATACGAGAGTACCATCCTGACATTATTAAGTCTCAAGGAAAAGGTGAAGCATATATGCAAGAAGCTACAGCAAAAACACAAGAGATAAACCAAGCCTATGAAATGATAAAAAAGGCTAAACAATAA